A genomic window from Streptomyces mirabilis includes:
- a CDS encoding HEXXH motif domain-containing protein gives MHQTDRSHVLPHVLPHALPSRSFDELLCGGGGPATVDRLRASERSWRLLVVRALLDSAATAPAGPLPPLADGWKLLSRAWAVSKEAAEDLLGYPAVGVWAAHTLRRLRGTAQDDAPLWADTGHLHAIAAAAAVRVGLEFRTDVPVRHGWVVLPALGAMRVPGRADWDVAEVGAFAGSVRIAGRPLGGPDWHALTELRADGCTLLLDDTDPYRDLRGPAGVEPIDSTAEWQELFGPAWDILRRTDTEVAEALAGGLVSVVPRPRAERFRPHSASSGDAFGTALASAPDDAEQFASTLVHEFQHNKLSAFMHLFTLYEDQGTRLHYAPWRDDPRPLGGLLQGVYAFFGVTAFWRRRGHALGQFEFALWRSQTAYALRAVGSADGLNDLGRRLVAELTRRLEPWLDEPVDARVRTAAALAVADHRATWRACHLRPEPGILRAHATAWAAGNPLPRTTDEPEAVPVPGSPARGIDTRAVLLRWLLADPAGFAALREDPGAVVAGARLEDIALVEGRTAEALGAFRARIGRGDGDPETWVGLGLAARAAGDPAGDGLLARPELAMALHGELDGQADPLALGRALANGARAEGRPF, from the coding sequence GTGCACCAGACGGACCGGTCCCACGTCCTGCCCCACGTTCTGCCACACGCCCTGCCGTCGCGGTCGTTCGACGAACTGCTGTGCGGTGGGGGCGGACCCGCGACGGTGGACCGCCTGCGTGCGAGCGAGCGGAGCTGGCGGCTGCTCGTCGTCCGGGCCCTGCTGGACTCGGCCGCGACGGCACCGGCAGGCCCCCTGCCCCCCTTGGCCGACGGCTGGAAGTTGCTGTCGCGTGCCTGGGCCGTGTCCAAGGAGGCGGCGGAAGACCTGCTGGGGTATCCGGCCGTGGGCGTGTGGGCGGCGCACACGCTGCGTCGGCTGCGCGGGACCGCCCAGGACGACGCACCCCTCTGGGCGGACACCGGGCACCTCCACGCGATCGCCGCCGCAGCGGCCGTCCGCGTCGGCCTGGAGTTCCGTACCGACGTCCCGGTCCGCCACGGCTGGGTGGTCCTGCCCGCGCTCGGGGCGATGCGGGTGCCCGGCCGGGCGGACTGGGACGTGGCCGAGGTCGGCGCCTTCGCGGGATCCGTGCGGATCGCCGGGCGCCCACTCGGGGGGCCGGACTGGCATGCCCTGACCGAGCTGCGCGCCGACGGCTGCACCCTGCTTCTGGACGACACCGACCCCTACCGCGACCTGCGCGGACCGGCCGGGGTGGAACCGATCGACTCCACCGCCGAGTGGCAGGAACTGTTCGGCCCCGCCTGGGACATCCTGCGGCGCACCGACACCGAGGTGGCCGAGGCGCTGGCCGGCGGGCTGGTGTCGGTGGTGCCCCGTCCGCGCGCCGAGAGGTTCCGGCCGCACAGCGCGTCCTCGGGCGACGCCTTCGGCACCGCCCTGGCATCGGCCCCGGACGACGCCGAGCAGTTCGCCTCGACGCTGGTGCACGAGTTCCAGCACAACAAGCTCAGCGCGTTCATGCACCTGTTCACCCTGTACGAAGACCAGGGCACCCGGCTCCACTACGCCCCCTGGCGCGACGACCCCCGTCCCCTGGGTGGGCTGCTCCAGGGCGTGTACGCCTTCTTCGGCGTCACCGCGTTCTGGCGGCGGCGCGGCCACGCCCTCGGACAGTTCGAGTTCGCGCTGTGGCGCAGCCAGACCGCGTACGCGCTGCGCGCCGTCGGATCGGCGGACGGGCTCAACGATCTGGGACGGCGGCTGGTGGCCGAGCTGACGCGGCGCCTCGAACCCTGGCTCGACGAACCGGTCGACGCCCGGGTCCGGACCGCGGCGGCCCTGGCGGTCGCCGACCACCGTGCCACCTGGCGCGCCTGCCATCTGCGGCCCGAGCCGGGGATCCTCCGCGCCCACGCGACAGCCTGGGCCGCCGGAAACCCGCTGCCCAGGACGACGGACGAGCCCGAGGCCGTGCCCGTCCCGGGCAGTCCGGCGCGGGGCATCGACACCCGGGCGGTGCTGCTGCGATGGCTGCTGGCGGACCCCGCGGGCTTCGCGGCGCTGCGGGAGGACCCCGGCGCGGTGGTCGCCGGAGCGCGCCTCGAGGACATCGCGCTGGTGGAAGGCCGCACCGCCGAGGCCCTGGGCGCGTTCCGTGCGCGCATCGGCCGCGGCGACGGCGACCCCGAGACCTGGGTGGGGCTCGGCCTCGCGGCACGGGCCGCCGGAGACCCGGCGGGAGACGGTCTGCTGGCCCGCCCGGAACTGGCGATGGCCCTGCACGGCGAACTGGACGGACAGGCCGATCCACTGGCACTGGGGCGCGCCCTCGCGAACGGGGCCCGAGCCGAAGGGCGACCCTTTTAG
- a CDS encoding trypco2 family protein — protein MIELAELIEELRRELTAARTAAEGEDLYFEVGPVELEAAVVVERSATAGGKIRFWVVEAGADGRVADSVTHRVKLTLDPRTHSGGGRAPWVGGAEAERER, from the coding sequence GTGATTGAACTCGCTGAACTGATCGAGGAGTTGCGCAGGGAACTGACCGCGGCCCGGACGGCCGCGGAGGGGGAGGATCTGTACTTCGAGGTGGGTCCGGTGGAGCTGGAGGCGGCCGTGGTCGTGGAGCGGTCGGCGACGGCGGGCGGCAAGATCCGCTTCTGGGTGGTGGAGGCGGGGGCGGACGGACGGGTGGCGGACAGCGTCACGCACCGGGTGAAGCTGACGCTCGACCCGCGCACCCATAGCGGCGGCGGACGGGCCCCGTGGGTGGGCGGGGCCGAGGCCGAACGAGAGCGCTGA
- a CDS encoding trypsin-like peptidase domain-containing protein, translating into MAAQDPRRGLDPLRVAEVMVRPLAGRGPGRRGSGYRVGPWWVLTAAHVVRDARTGATDVRFEADRADEWTVAARVVLASEQADVALLELDGSAPHGVHAAVTEPPSYGAVPDADLVLPCSAMGFPGSSCARTGCDGSTTARRPSTATPATRRA; encoded by the coding sequence GTGGCGGCACAGGATCCGCGCCGCGGACTGGATCCGCTCCGGGTGGCGGAGGTGATGGTGCGACCGCTCGCGGGGCGGGGCCCCGGACGGCGCGGTTCCGGCTACCGGGTGGGTCCCTGGTGGGTGCTCACCGCCGCACACGTCGTCCGCGACGCGAGAACGGGAGCCACCGACGTACGGTTCGAGGCCGACCGCGCCGACGAGTGGACCGTGGCCGCCCGGGTGGTGCTGGCCTCGGAGCAGGCCGACGTGGCGCTCCTGGAGCTGGACGGATCCGCGCCGCACGGCGTCCACGCGGCCGTGACCGAACCCCCCTCGTACGGGGCCGTGCCCGACGCGGACCTCGTCCTGCCGTGCAGCGCGATGGGCTTCCCCGGTTCAAGCTGCGCGAGGACCGGATGCGACGGCTCGACGACGGCTCGGCGTCCCAGTACCGCGACTCCTGCCACGCGACGGGCATGA
- a CDS encoding effector-associated domain 2-containing protein, producing the protein MRRLDDGSASQYRDSCHATGMTSVLSNRREGTLELAVTPPESDAEPDRSPWEGMSGAAVWHDDAIVGLVSAHHRTDGLGRLAAVRVDRWYELLTRSELALLHECAGLPASAPELPRIPSAPTAAAGPVTLADLRDDLPLRELDGLVGALTALPTVSDRTTLALVLGSINPAVAAMSPRTPALRPDVFGILRTCLRYPGTLDQLLEAIRLMEGDSAGVARMDEEAVELSRRHRRADESR; encoded by the coding sequence ATGCGACGGCTCGACGACGGCTCGGCGTCCCAGTACCGCGACTCCTGCCACGCGACGGGCATGACCTCGGTGCTGTCCAACCGCCGCGAAGGCACGCTCGAACTCGCCGTCACCCCGCCCGAGTCGGACGCCGAGCCCGACCGGTCGCCCTGGGAGGGCATGTCGGGCGCGGCGGTCTGGCACGACGACGCGATCGTCGGCCTGGTCAGCGCGCACCACCGCACGGACGGTCTCGGCCGCCTCGCCGCCGTCCGCGTGGACCGCTGGTACGAGCTGTTGACCAGGTCCGAACTGGCCCTGCTGCACGAGTGCGCCGGCCTGCCCGCGTCGGCGCCCGAGCTGCCCCGCATCCCGTCCGCGCCGACCGCCGCCGCGGGCCCGGTCACCCTGGCCGACCTGCGCGACGACCTGCCGCTGCGCGAACTCGACGGCTTGGTGGGCGCGTTGACGGCACTGCCCACGGTGAGCGACCGCACCACCCTGGCCCTGGTCCTGGGCAGCATCAACCCGGCCGTCGCGGCCATGAGTCCGAGGACACCGGCACTGAGACCGGACGTGTTCGGAATCCTGCGGACCTGCCTGCGCTACCCGGGGACCTTGGACCAACTCCTCGAAGCGATACGGTTGATGGAGGGCGACTCCGCCGGGGTGGCCCGCATGGACGAAGAGGCGGTGGAGTTGTCCCGGCGCCACCGTCGAGCCGATGAGAGCCGCTGA
- a CDS encoding HEXXH motif domain-containing protein produces the protein MRAEPTLPHHRLPPDSLTELAGGEGGPDTLGLLLGAEHSRRLLLLRILDDATDLGPAWDLLIKAQRRAPHVVDELLMYPQTGMWLATALRRLRGTSPQDEPPPWVVLGHVAALAAAAALRAELDFTIEVPVRHGRVPLPTLGCAVLPVAEPWTTATVRAEAGRAVVETSGATVVVPVPPHSAGPGWHPVRRLSVGPDKLQLQVALDDVDPYRTYPWPTEPRPLSEAAAAQWRHVLERAWEVLLREQPGTAEAMQRGVLSLSPTPARERFRPRSVTSGDAFGGIEASEPDDAVQLAVTLVHEFQHTKLGGLLHLTPLLTHDADESTELWYAPWRDDPRPLEGLLQGIYAFAGIAGFWHAHRRAAGAQQAMAHFEFALWRTHVATAIEQIHRHPRFTPLGGALLDTLRNRCAGWLEEPVPEEQLALARLCAADHVARWRTHHLRPAAAAVEETVRAWLAEADGPPASLAAEPELVPDPSVRWLDSLAMLVRYHLSGTDDGRPWSEAPEKTMARVTGALPGDALLAAGDPTAARHAYVAHLAGEPGRAGAWSGLGHALKATADEPAAARLLCHWPERARAVHESLLRSAATPPNPVRLATWLAVPMGTR, from the coding sequence ATGCGCGCTGAGCCAACGCTGCCGCATCATCGCCTGCCGCCCGACAGTCTGACCGAACTGGCCGGTGGCGAGGGGGGCCCGGACACCCTCGGCCTCCTGCTCGGGGCCGAACACAGCCGCCGTCTGCTGCTGTTGCGGATCCTCGACGACGCCACGGACCTCGGTCCCGCCTGGGACCTGCTCATCAAGGCGCAGCGCCGCGCCCCCCACGTCGTCGACGAGCTGCTCATGTATCCGCAGACGGGCATGTGGCTGGCCACCGCGCTGCGCAGGCTGCGCGGGACGTCACCGCAGGACGAGCCACCCCCGTGGGTGGTGCTCGGCCATGTCGCGGCACTCGCCGCCGCGGCAGCGCTACGCGCGGAGCTCGACTTCACCATCGAGGTGCCGGTGCGGCACGGCAGGGTGCCGTTGCCGACGCTCGGCTGTGCGGTACTGCCCGTGGCCGAGCCCTGGACAACGGCCACGGTACGGGCCGAGGCCGGACGCGCCGTGGTCGAAACGTCCGGAGCCACGGTCGTCGTACCGGTCCCTCCCCACTCGGCGGGACCTGGATGGCATCCGGTGCGCCGGCTCTCGGTCGGCCCGGACAAGCTGCAGCTGCAGGTGGCTCTGGACGACGTGGACCCGTACCGGACCTACCCGTGGCCGACCGAGCCGCGCCCGCTGTCCGAGGCGGCCGCGGCGCAGTGGCGGCACGTGCTGGAGCGGGCCTGGGAGGTGCTGCTGCGGGAGCAGCCCGGGACGGCCGAGGCCATGCAACGGGGAGTTCTTTCCCTGAGCCCGACGCCGGCCAGGGAAAGGTTTCGGCCACGCAGCGTGACATCGGGGGACGCCTTCGGCGGCATCGAGGCCTCGGAGCCGGACGACGCCGTACAACTGGCCGTCACCCTCGTACACGAGTTCCAGCACACCAAACTGGGCGGCCTGTTGCATCTGACGCCGCTCCTGACCCACGACGCCGACGAAAGTACTGAGCTGTGGTACGCCCCCTGGCGGGACGATCCCCGGCCTCTCGAAGGGCTGCTCCAGGGCATCTACGCCTTCGCGGGGATCGCCGGCTTCTGGCACGCCCACCGGCGGGCCGCCGGGGCGCAGCAGGCCATGGCACACTTCGAGTTCGCGCTGTGGCGGACACATGTGGCAACGGCGATCGAGCAGATCCACCGCCATCCGCGCTTCACACCACTCGGCGGCGCCCTGCTGGACACCCTGCGCAACCGCTGCGCAGGGTGGCTGGAGGAACCGGTGCCCGAGGAGCAACTGGCCCTGGCCCGCCTGTGCGCCGCCGACCATGTCGCCCGCTGGCGCACCCACCATCTGCGGCCCGCCGCAGCGGCGGTGGAGGAGACGGTACGCGCCTGGCTGGCCGAGGCGGACGGCCCGCCCGCCTCCTTGGCTGCTGAGCCCGAACTCGTCCCCGACCCGTCCGTCCGCTGGCTGGACAGCCTGGCGATGCTCGTCCGCTACCACCTCAGCGGCACGGACGACGGCCGACCGTGGTCCGAAGCGCCCGAGAAGACCATGGCCAGAGTCACCGGAGCCCTCCCGGGCGACGCCCTGCTGGCGGCAGGCGACCCCACGGCAGCCCGGCACGCCTACGTGGCCCACTTGGCAGGGGAGCCCGGCCGGGCAGGAGCCTGGTCGGGCCTGGGCCACGCCCTCAAGGCAACGGCCGACGAACCGGCAGCGGCCCGCCTGCTGTGCCACTGGCCGGAACGGGCACGAGCGGTCCACGAGTCCCTGTTACGGTCAGCCGCCACCCCACCGAACCCCGTACGCCTGGCCACCTGGCTCGCGGTACCGATGGGCACCCGGTAA
- the fxsT gene encoding FxSxx-COOH system tetratricopeptide repeat protein yields MLSRALRGLGQASSADRPDVLLVVDDYVTMRVWDETVTRLADELGRQESLGPITRLRLLSSDDTEPGRIRLEHLPPPVGEHRVVLVLTDGLAAGWRSDAVLPLLRELGRSEPLAVLHLLPQRLWFRTGLDVYRMRLSSGRPWAPNDSLGWELRTSPLEPVDDTTAARAGVVPVPVLEQTGHSLTGWVDLVTGRASEGVEMSGVRARDWKRRPDAARAVPWVDDVPDPASAVPPWERVSEFRAAASPTAFALATRLAAAPLTLPVMSALTASVPGAGPAHLTELLMSGLVRPAGADAERAADVVFTFGPNIRQELLALARRRDTIRVLHDVRVLMAVPEGSEPLLPAADELVETTGLSPVTPRNVAFLRIELAALRALSGRFLPQAERLARALRAYDRQNTVNLGKDTRTHTRHQDPATRVHRDAAHAPRGPETTSEGATTMATTQQPAVERARSTQPRIWGNIPPRNPNFTGRVDLLERLRERLQEGTTTVLPEAIHGMGGVGKTQMAIEYAYRHQSEYDVVWWIPAERPGQIGQSLVELAQRLGLGTSPEANIAGPAVREALREGRPYSRWLLIFDNADSPERVRDYFPTGGSGTILVTSRNRRWSVVGPSLEVDVFTREESKELLRRSGSPGDLDDAEADRLAEALGDLPLALEQAAAWRAETGMPVSEYLRLFEDKRSELLEVSPPPDYQLPVAAAWNVSLDHLQTRSVAALRLLQLCSYFAPDPISRSIFSGLGGSRIDSELDRALNDPMRLARAIREINRYSLARIDHRTNSIEMHRLVQAVLINRMTPEEQNRMRNGAHTLLAASDPKGPNQSANWPRYAELYGHVIASRAVESDQPWVRELVMNVAKYLWYWGDHKVAREFMEQAWQTWQRLFGEEDQQTRLMAWWLSFVYLKVGRYDDASQLVAQLKDVYSRTAPADREDTREDALETLNLEAAVRRVQGDFAAGAELDEAAYDRARRAFGEDDPTTLVTAHNLGVSLRLVGDFQRALELDQHTHALKARLFGRDHQQSLITEASIAVDVRETGDYVGARSLQQAVVDGFRTVFGAGNPATLATVRQLSEACRKEGDPEGALELAREAFDQFARRYGDTHPESLTASLTLSVALRHNGELERARDLGEKASGRFRELFQPDHPHALAADIDLAVTLRLLGRVREARQLDETALESLTGRLGESHPIALACAINLASDLSALGLEDKARELGEKTLELCQDQLGEDHPTTLVCAANLSLDRIAVGQRTDGEALRAATLERMERVLDGPRLRSAEPAPHPATLQTRAMERANCDIDPMPL; encoded by the coding sequence GTGCTGTCGCGCGCCCTGCGTGGCCTCGGGCAGGCTTCTTCCGCGGATCGCCCGGACGTACTGCTCGTGGTCGACGACTACGTGACCATGCGGGTCTGGGACGAGACGGTCACCCGACTGGCCGACGAACTCGGCCGCCAGGAGTCACTGGGCCCGATCACCCGCTTACGGCTGCTGAGTTCGGACGACACCGAGCCGGGCCGGATCCGGCTGGAGCACCTTCCCCCGCCCGTGGGCGAACACCGGGTGGTGCTGGTGCTGACCGACGGGCTGGCCGCGGGCTGGCGTTCGGACGCGGTGCTGCCGCTGCTGCGCGAACTGGGCCGCTCCGAGCCGCTCGCGGTCCTGCATCTGCTGCCCCAACGGCTCTGGTTCCGTACCGGCCTGGACGTCTACCGCATGCGCCTGAGCTCCGGGCGCCCCTGGGCGCCCAACGACTCTCTGGGTTGGGAGCTGCGCACCTCACCCCTCGAACCTGTGGACGACACCACGGCGGCACGGGCCGGCGTGGTGCCCGTCCCGGTCCTGGAGCAGACCGGCCACTCCCTCACCGGCTGGGTCGACCTGGTGACGGGCCGGGCCTCCGAGGGCGTGGAGATGTCGGGCGTGCGGGCCCGCGACTGGAAGCGGCGGCCGGACGCCGCGCGTGCCGTGCCCTGGGTCGACGACGTGCCCGACCCCGCCAGCGCCGTACCCCCGTGGGAGCGCGTGTCGGAGTTCCGGGCCGCCGCCTCGCCCACCGCGTTCGCGCTCGCGACCCGCCTCGCGGCGGCTCCTCTGACGCTGCCCGTCATGAGCGCCCTGACGGCCTCGGTGCCGGGTGCCGGGCCCGCCCACCTCACCGAGCTGCTGATGAGCGGTCTGGTGCGGCCCGCGGGTGCGGACGCCGAGCGCGCGGCCGACGTGGTCTTCACCTTCGGCCCGAACATCCGCCAGGAGTTACTGGCGCTGGCCCGCCGCCGGGACACCATCCGCGTGCTGCACGACGTACGGGTGCTGATGGCGGTCCCGGAGGGCTCCGAACCGTTGCTGCCCGCCGCGGACGAACTTGTCGAGACGACCGGCCTGTCGCCCGTGACCCCCCGGAACGTGGCGTTCCTGCGCATCGAACTGGCCGCGCTGCGCGCCCTGTCCGGACGCTTCCTGCCCCAGGCCGAGCGTCTCGCGCGGGCGCTGCGCGCGTACGACCGGCAGAACACGGTCAACCTGGGCAAGGACACACGTACCCACACGCGGCACCAGGACCCCGCCACCCGGGTCCACCGGGATGCCGCACACGCCCCGAGGGGGCCCGAGACAACTTCAGAAGGAGCCACGACCATGGCGACCACGCAGCAGCCCGCGGTGGAGCGCGCGCGCTCGACGCAGCCGCGCATCTGGGGGAACATCCCCCCGCGCAATCCGAACTTCACCGGCCGCGTGGACCTTCTGGAACGACTGCGGGAGCGCCTTCAGGAAGGCACGACCACCGTGCTGCCCGAGGCCATCCATGGCATGGGCGGTGTCGGCAAGACCCAGATGGCGATCGAGTACGCCTACCGGCATCAGTCCGAGTACGACGTCGTCTGGTGGATCCCCGCCGAGCGCCCCGGCCAGATCGGCCAGTCCCTGGTGGAACTCGCCCAGCGGCTCGGCCTCGGCACCAGCCCCGAGGCCAACATCGCCGGTCCCGCGGTGCGTGAGGCGCTGCGCGAGGGGCGGCCGTACTCCCGCTGGCTGCTGATCTTCGACAACGCCGACAGCCCCGAGCGCGTCCGTGACTACTTCCCCACCGGTGGCAGCGGCACCATCCTCGTCACCTCGCGCAACCGGCGCTGGAGCGTCGTCGGCCCCTCCCTGGAGGTCGACGTCTTCACCCGGGAGGAAAGCAAGGAGCTGCTGCGCCGCTCGGGGTCCCCCGGGGACCTCGACGACGCCGAGGCGGACCGCCTCGCCGAGGCCCTCGGTGACCTCCCGCTCGCCCTGGAACAGGCCGCCGCATGGCGCGCGGAGACCGGGATGCCGGTGTCGGAGTACCTGCGCCTGTTCGAGGACAAGCGCAGTGAACTCCTCGAGGTCTCCCCGCCCCCGGACTACCAGCTTCCGGTCGCGGCCGCGTGGAACGTCTCCCTCGATCACCTGCAGACGCGCAGCGTGGCCGCCCTGCGCCTGCTCCAGCTCTGCTCCTACTTCGCGCCGGACCCCATCTCCCGTTCGATCTTCTCCGGCCTCGGCGGCAGCAGAATCGACTCCGAACTCGATCGTGCCCTCAACGACCCCATGCGGCTCGCCCGCGCCATACGGGAGATCAACCGCTACTCCCTCGCCCGCATTGACCACCGCACCAACTCGATCGAGATGCACCGCCTGGTCCAGGCCGTGCTGATCAACCGCATGACCCCCGAGGAACAGAACCGCATGCGCAATGGGGCCCACACCCTTCTGGCCGCCTCCGACCCCAAGGGGCCCAACCAGTCGGCAAACTGGCCGCGCTACGCGGAGTTGTACGGCCATGTCATCGCGTCGCGCGCCGTCGAGTCCGACCAGCCGTGGGTGCGCGAGCTTGTGATGAACGTCGCCAAGTACCTGTGGTACTGGGGGGATCACAAGGTCGCGCGCGAGTTCATGGAGCAGGCCTGGCAGACCTGGCAGCGGCTGTTCGGCGAGGAGGACCAGCAGACGCGGCTGATGGCGTGGTGGCTGAGTTTCGTCTATCTGAAGGTGGGCCGTTACGACGACGCCTCCCAGCTCGTGGCCCAGCTCAAGGACGTCTACTCCCGCACCGCGCCCGCGGACCGGGAGGACACCCGCGAGGACGCGCTGGAGACCCTGAACCTGGAAGCCGCCGTGCGACGCGTCCAGGGGGACTTCGCCGCCGGGGCCGAGCTGGACGAGGCGGCCTACGACCGGGCTCGCCGTGCCTTCGGCGAGGACGATCCCACCACGCTGGTCACCGCCCACAACCTCGGGGTGAGCCTGCGGCTGGTCGGTGATTTCCAGCGCGCGCTGGAACTGGACCAGCACACGCATGCCCTGAAGGCCCGGCTGTTCGGCCGCGACCACCAGCAGTCGCTGATCACCGAGGCGAGCATCGCCGTCGACGTGCGTGAGACCGGCGACTACGTCGGTGCGCGGTCTCTGCAACAGGCGGTCGTCGACGGTTTCCGTACGGTCTTCGGGGCCGGCAACCCCGCGACCCTGGCGACCGTGCGGCAGCTCAGTGAGGCATGCCGCAAGGAGGGCGACCCCGAAGGCGCGCTGGAACTGGCCCGCGAGGCGTTCGACCAGTTCGCCCGTCGGTACGGCGACACGCACCCCGAGTCCCTGACGGCCTCCCTCACCCTGTCGGTGGCGCTGCGGCACAACGGCGAGCTGGAGCGGGCTCGTGACCTGGGCGAGAAGGCGTCCGGGCGGTTCCGTGAGCTTTTCCAGCCCGATCACCCGCACGCTCTGGCCGCCGACATCGACCTGGCGGTGACGCTGAGGCTGCTGGGACGGGTACGGGAGGCGAGGCAGCTGGACGAGACGGCGCTGGAGTCGCTGACCGGGCGGCTCGGGGAGAGCCATCCGATCGCGCTGGCCTGTGCGATCAATCTGGCGAGCGATCTGAGCGCGCTGGGGCTGGAGGACAAGGCGCGCGAGCTGGGTGAGAAGACACTGGAGCTGTGCCAGGACCAGCTGGGCGAGGACCACCCCACGACCCTGGTGTGTGCGGCCAACCTCTCGCTGGACCGTATCGCCGTGGGCCAGAGGACGGACGGGGAGGCGCTGCGGGCGGCCACCCTGGAGAGGATGGAGCGGGTGCTGGACGGACCTCGGCTTCGCTCTGCCGAGCCTGCACCTCACCCGGCCACGTTGCAGACTCGGGCGATGGAGCGGGCCAACTGCGACATCGATCCGATGCCCTTGTGA
- a CDS encoding effector-associated domain 2-containing protein has product MDALQGSATVSQGSSREVWRDLLAGELATPVEPFGGDRLRPWLLQVVKECTAVGDGLACLVRSLEYVEQQSATVAELWPLVDEWEAVDFFNNADLAHLRPVLLAMGSTDLAVMARRASRSRVQELPGWCQTGWQVFLRLAGENSPAGELPPSMAFLALSADRLMEDGQADAAEVLRRFNRTQALSLGMEGLLSDWQHSDFPQPAPSLVPAYLMIQFEPDRIETDRYHLSHWRQSDSEGWHPVRGETVHLGREELPGAVERLIEEAEEKWADLRQPVILEFILPWELLNEPVEWWSKESGSEAPTPLVMDYPVVVRSIERLQRAAWHRPWHHKWRQLRERPADSHSHWSSPAEDEAYFFHLERELKEDRHAVCLVLSQPPGDDSGTGRREILAGLRAGVPAMIWHRSDCADPKFQDAIGEILQDRGLGSLAERVGEWRKDALALGPGAWDGHVGRHLAILLDDPERKPSPPGPV; this is encoded by the coding sequence GTGGACGCGTTGCAGGGGTCGGCCACGGTGAGCCAGGGGAGCAGCCGCGAGGTCTGGCGGGATCTGCTGGCCGGTGAACTGGCCACGCCCGTGGAACCCTTCGGCGGTGATCGGCTGCGGCCGTGGCTGTTACAGGTGGTGAAGGAGTGCACGGCCGTCGGTGACGGCCTGGCCTGCCTGGTGCGGTCGCTGGAGTACGTGGAACAGCAGTCGGCGACGGTCGCCGAGCTGTGGCCGCTCGTGGACGAGTGGGAGGCCGTCGACTTCTTCAACAACGCCGATCTCGCTCACCTGCGGCCCGTCCTGCTGGCGATGGGCTCCACGGACCTGGCCGTCATGGCGCGCCGCGCGAGCCGGTCCCGCGTCCAGGAGCTGCCCGGGTGGTGCCAGACGGGGTGGCAGGTCTTCCTGCGGCTGGCGGGCGAGAACTCCCCGGCGGGTGAACTCCCGCCCAGCATGGCCTTCCTGGCGCTGTCGGCCGACCGGCTGATGGAGGACGGCCAGGCGGACGCCGCCGAGGTGCTGCGCCGCTTCAACCGCACCCAGGCCCTCTCTCTGGGCATGGAGGGACTGCTCTCGGACTGGCAGCACTCGGACTTTCCACAGCCCGCGCCCTCCCTCGTCCCCGCGTATCTGATGATCCAGTTCGAGCCGGACCGGATCGAGACGGACCGGTACCACCTCTCGCACTGGCGCCAGTCCGACTCCGAGGGCTGGCACCCCGTGCGCGGCGAGACGGTCCACCTGGGCCGGGAGGAACTCCCGGGCGCGGTGGAGCGGCTGATCGAGGAGGCCGAGGAGAAGTGGGCCGACCTGCGGCAGCCGGTGATCCTCGAGTTCATCCTGCCCTGGGAACTGCTCAACGAGCCGGTGGAGTGGTGGTCGAAGGAGTCCGGCTCCGAGGCCCCGACCCCGCTGGTCATGGACTATCCGGTGGTCGTGCGCAGCATCGAGCGCCTGCAGCGGGCCGCCTGGCACCGGCCCTGGCACCACAAGTGGCGGCAGTTGCGGGAGCGTCCGGCGGACAGTCACTCGCACTGGAGCAGCCCGGCGGAGGACGAGGCGTACTTCTTCCACCTGGAGCGTGAGCTGAAGGAGGACCGGCACGCGGTGTGCCTGGTGCTCAGTCAGCCCCCCGGTGACGACTCGGGCACCGGCCGCCGCGAGATCCTCGCCGGCCTGCGGGCCGGGGTGCCCGCGATGATCTGGCACCGCAGCGACTGCGCGGACCCGAAGTTCCAGGACGCCATCGGCGAGATTCTGCAGGACCGGGGGCTGGGCAGCCTGGCGGAACGGGTCGGGGAGTGGCGCAAGGACGCGCTGGCCCTCGGCCCCGGTGCCTGGGACGGGCACGTGGGTCGCCATCTGGCCATTCTGCTCGACGACCCCGAGCGCAAGCCGAGTCCGCCCGGACCGGTGTAG